One genomic segment of Lampris incognitus isolate fLamInc1 chromosome 2, fLamInc1.hap2, whole genome shotgun sequence includes these proteins:
- the LOC130108400 gene encoding guanylate cyclase activator 2B-like gives MLCSPQTRADYSNNNQRNKSIEENSNMKTITCLSLLVVLCQQAVAVTVTEGPYKFSLASVKELGQLMAREGVLGKDSLPLAEAKVQAVCAEPDLPTEFRPLCQSKDAGVSLNRLAFVAANSDACELCESVACTGC, from the exons ATGCTGTGTTCGCCACAAACCCGGGCAGATTACTCCAACAACAACCAGCGAAACAAATCCATTGAAGAAAACAGCAACATGAAGACCATCACCTGCCTTTCACTCCTGGTCGTTTTGTGCCAGCAGGCCGTCGCCGTCACGGTCACG GAGGGACCATACAAGTTCTCCCTGGCTTCAGTAAAGGAACTTGGACAGCTGATGGCCAGAGAAGGTGTGCTGGGGAAAGACAGTCTTCCTCTGGCGGAGGCCAAAGTCCAGGCTGTGTGCGCCGAACCAGATCTGCCCACCGAGTTCAGACCCCTTTGCCAAAGCAAAGACGCCGGGGTGTCCCTCAACAGGCTAG CATTTGTGGCCGCCAACTCTGATGCCTGTGAGCTCTGTGAGTCTGTGGCTTGCACCGGCTGTTGA